One stretch of Caloenas nicobarica isolate bCalNic1 chromosome 2, bCalNic1.hap1, whole genome shotgun sequence DNA includes these proteins:
- the NPVF gene encoding pro-FMRFamide-related neuropeptide VF — MKVISTKKFILFALATVVFLTSNSMCLDELMKSSLESREDDDDKYFEIKDNILEEKQRSLNFEEMKDWGSKNNIKMNPTTLNKMPNSVANLPLRFGRNYPEERSIKPIPNLPLRFGRAFGENIPRHAPKVSHRLGRSPRVKSSGHSLLNLPQRFGKSLSVFLSQDVQESEPGNTPQVFKPYIKMHIKSG, encoded by the exons atgaaagttatttCAACCAAAAAATTTATTCTATTTGCTTTAGCTACAGTGGTCTTTCTAACATCAAATAGTATGTGCCTAGATGAACTGATGAAGTCCAGtctggaaagcagagaagatgatgatgataaaTATTTTGAG attaAAGATAATAtcttggaagaaaagcagaggagtctcaattttgaagaaatgaaagactGGGGatcaaaaaataacattaaaatgaaCCCTACTACACTAAACAAGATGCCAAATTCAGTTGCTAATTTACCTCTTAGGTTTGGGAGAAATTATCCAGAAGAAAGAAGCATTAAACCAATTCCTAATTTGCCTCTGAGATTTGGGAGAGCTTTTGGAGAGAACATACCTAGGCATGCTCCAAAGGTATCACACAGGCTTGGAAGATCTCCACGTGTTAAGAGTTCTGGTCATTCACTTCTAAATTTGCCACAGAGATTTGGGAAGTCACTCTCCGTCTTTCTGTCTCAAGATGTTCAGGAATCTGAACCAGGTAATACTCCACAAGTGTTCAAGCCatatattaaaatgcatattaaatCAGGTTAG